Proteins co-encoded in one Pirellulales bacterium genomic window:
- a CDS encoding ferrous iron transport protein A → MTQLAELPLGSRARVVGVSGGDEIALRLLEMGLTPGVEVALVGVAPLGDPLELELRGYRLSVRRSEAARVDITPL, encoded by the coding sequence GTGACACAGTTGGCCGAATTGCCGTTGGGGAGCCGCGCTCGCGTTGTGGGCGTGTCGGGCGGGGATGAGATTGCGCTGCGCTTGCTCGAAATGGGGCTGACACCGGGCGTCGAGGTCGCCTTGGTCGGTGTGGCGCCCCTGGGCGATCCGCTCGAACTCGAATTGCGCGGGTATCGCCTCTCGGTGCGGCGCAGCGAGGCCGCCCGAGTCGACATCACGCCGCTGTAG
- a CDS encoding ferrous iron transport protein A: protein MSQHRLPRLPVDATHELIPLGQLLAGQAARVETVLGMPDLVHRLKELGLRDGVVIQMIQPGSPCIIGLAGQRLCFRADEVASVLVKLGAAA, encoded by the coding sequence GTGTCTCAACACCGCCTGCCGCGCCTGCCCGTGGATGCCACGCACGAACTGATTCCGCTCGGTCAATTGCTCGCCGGTCAGGCCGCGCGCGTCGAGACGGTTTTGGGAATGCCCGATCTCGTGCATCGACTCAAGGAGCTTGGCCTCCGCGATGGCGTCGTGATCCAGATGATCCAGCCGGGTAGCCCCTGCATCATTGGCCTGGCCGGGCAGCGCTTGTGCTTTCGCGCCGACGAAGTTGCCAGCGTGCTCGTCAAGTTGGGAGCGGCGGCGTGA
- a CDS encoding tetratricopeptide repeat protein yields MSTSLKLLPVGIRQTAAVRCGLTLVCLCAAWTVAGRVAAQEATPAANVPATDGIGDVILPPLPEGDAKYPDVEEAKKLFDQGDLDGALEKLKVAKERDPQLSPPRVLLARMAMAQGNINLARTLLELAAEEDPNDPSAYQIIGELAFREGRLLEATMVLDRSTELLAAFDGHDQLKRDLQVHLNSLRAVIAMRRQQWPAAEQLLRDWIELAPDKAVAHFNLAQVLFKQQRYDEALAELEVAAQGSEVFPPADIAMGRLYAGDGNKTEAAASMKRALEKNPQDARTLLGVADWHLLNGDFDEAWPLVQSAVEVDSSSLPAKLMAGTVARFKQDNASAEKFFEQAYLQSPGNFQAADQLALVLIETGDDAKRRRALELAETNARQYPEDPAALATLGWVYFKYNRVADAARVFQALSRTTRIGGDSAFYMANISKQLKRNDDAVKLLQLAVSSDAPFVHRAEAEKMLKDLGGTVPAKKAPASTQGAAAAPQ; encoded by the coding sequence ATGTCCACGAGCCTGAAGCTGCTTCCGGTTGGTATTCGCCAGACGGCAGCCGTACGTTGCGGTCTCACCCTCGTCTGTCTGTGCGCTGCTTGGACCGTCGCCGGACGCGTCGCGGCACAAGAAGCAACACCAGCCGCGAATGTGCCAGCCACCGACGGCATTGGCGATGTCATTCTTCCGCCGCTGCCTGAAGGGGACGCCAAGTATCCCGACGTCGAGGAGGCGAAAAAGCTGTTCGACCAGGGCGATCTGGACGGCGCGCTCGAAAAGCTCAAGGTGGCCAAGGAGCGCGATCCGCAACTTTCGCCGCCGCGCGTGCTGCTCGCGCGGATGGCCATGGCGCAGGGCAATATCAATCTCGCGCGGACCTTGCTCGAGCTGGCCGCTGAAGAAGATCCCAACGACCCTTCGGCCTATCAGATCATTGGCGAACTGGCCTTCCGCGAGGGACGGCTGCTCGAAGCGACGATGGTCCTCGATCGCTCGACCGAATTGCTGGCGGCCTTCGACGGCCACGACCAGTTGAAGCGCGACCTGCAAGTACACCTGAACAGCCTCCGCGCGGTCATCGCCATGCGGCGCCAGCAATGGCCGGCCGCCGAACAACTGCTGCGCGACTGGATCGAGCTCGCGCCGGACAAGGCCGTGGCGCACTTCAACCTGGCGCAAGTCCTCTTCAAGCAGCAGCGTTACGACGAGGCCCTGGCCGAGTTGGAAGTCGCCGCCCAGGGGAGCGAGGTCTTCCCGCCGGCCGATATCGCCATGGGACGCCTTTACGCCGGCGATGGCAACAAGACCGAAGCCGCCGCGTCGATGAAACGGGCCTTGGAAAAGAATCCGCAAGATGCTCGGACCCTGCTGGGCGTGGCGGACTGGCACTTGCTGAACGGCGACTTCGACGAGGCCTGGCCGCTGGTGCAATCAGCGGTTGAAGTCGACTCGAGCTCGCTGCCCGCCAAGCTGATGGCCGGCACGGTGGCCCGTTTCAAGCAGGACAACGCCTCGGCCGAAAAGTTCTTCGAACAGGCATACCTGCAATCACCCGGTAATTTCCAGGCGGCCGACCAACTGGCGCTGGTGCTGATCGAGACGGGAGACGACGCCAAGCGTCGCCGCGCCCTCGAGCTGGCCGAGACGAATGCCCGTCAGTATCCCGAAGACCCTGCCGCCCTGGCCACGCTGGGCTGGGTGTACTTCAAGTACAACCGCGTGGCCGATGCCGCCCGCGTCTTCCAGGCGCTCAGCCGCACGACGCGCATTGGGGGCGATTCGGCCTTCTACATGGCCAACATCTCGAAGCAACTCAAGCGCAACGACGATGCCGTCAAGCTGCTGCAACTGGCGGTCAGTTCGGACGCTCCCTTCGTGCATCGTGCCGAGGCCGAGAAGATGCTGAAAGATCTGGGGGGCACGGTGCCTGCCAAGAAGGCGCCGGCTTCGACCCAGGGCGCCGCGGCCGCTCCTCAATAG
- a CDS encoding CoA transferase yields the protein MPPLADIHVLDLTMLLPGPLATQILRDMGARVTKIEPPAPGDYMQLWPPMVGPVSATYFAINRGKEIRSLNLKQDADRETFLELVATADVVVEGFRPGVLDKLGVGYRQLAERKPEIILCSISGYGQTGPLARRAGHDLNYQALAGVLSISGGDGAMPPNPQLQVADTAAGSYGAAMLVLAALLERQRTGRGRHIDVSMSEQLLPLMSTLYAAAESESRDPRRDGELLSGGAPCYRVYRTSDGQYFSIGALEPKFWQALVAAMGLPELATQSHVGGSPSDEIGEKLAALFATKTRTEWEQILAPADACCEPVLRFHEVIEHPQWRARDSFETLEAPDGHTLRVPRMPASLAGFSRGGTQQ from the coding sequence ATGCCCCCTCTTGCCGACATCCACGTCCTCGATCTGACCATGCTGCTGCCTGGTCCCCTGGCCACGCAGATCCTGCGCGACATGGGGGCGCGCGTCACGAAGATCGAGCCACCAGCACCCGGCGACTACATGCAGTTGTGGCCTCCGATGGTCGGTCCGGTTTCGGCTACCTACTTCGCGATCAACCGCGGCAAGGAAATTCGCTCGCTCAATCTCAAGCAAGATGCTGATCGCGAGACATTTCTCGAACTGGTCGCCACCGCCGATGTCGTGGTCGAAGGGTTCCGACCCGGCGTGCTCGATAAACTGGGGGTGGGCTATCGGCAACTGGCGGAGCGCAAGCCCGAGATCATTCTTTGCAGCATCTCGGGCTATGGTCAGACGGGGCCGCTCGCTCGACGCGCGGGGCACGATTTGAATTACCAGGCGCTGGCCGGTGTACTTTCCATCTCGGGGGGGGACGGCGCCATGCCGCCCAACCCGCAGCTTCAAGTGGCCGACACGGCAGCAGGCTCGTACGGCGCCGCGATGCTTGTGCTGGCGGCGCTACTCGAACGCCAGCGAACCGGACGCGGGCGACATATCGATGTGAGCATGTCGGAACAACTCTTGCCGCTCATGTCGACGCTGTACGCCGCGGCCGAGTCGGAGTCGCGCGATCCACGACGCGACGGCGAATTGCTGAGTGGCGGGGCCCCCTGCTACCGCGTCTACCGCACGTCGGACGGCCAGTACTTCAGCATCGGGGCGCTCGAACCGAAATTTTGGCAGGCGCTGGTCGCGGCGATGGGCCTGCCGGAACTGGCCACGCAATCGCACGTGGGCGGGTCGCCATCAGACGAGATCGGCGAGAAGCTGGCGGCGCTATTCGCCACGAAGACTCGTACGGAGTGGGAGCAGATCCTCGCTCCGGCCGATGCCTGCTGCGAGCCGGTGCTGCGCTTCCACGAGGTGATCGAGCATCCGCAATGGCGGGCGCGAGATAGCTTCGAGACGCTCGAGGCCCCCGACGGCCATACGCTACGCGTGCCGCGGATGCCGGCCTCGCTGGCCGGCTTCTCTCGGGGCGGCACTCAACAGTAA
- a CDS encoding tetratricopeptide repeat protein: protein MKRYGLHIALVVALGALTAIGYYQVAWNDWVGYDDAVYVTQNPTVRKGLTWESFRWSWVSTRGANWHPLTMLSHMTDVTLFGLWAGGHYLTNLAFHLANVVLLYFGLQYLVRSGPRVAEEPIGAADAALPWKAAFVAAMFAIHPLHVESVAWVAERKDVLSTFFFLLALLAYGWYTRRPSFGRMALVTMLMALGLLAKPMLVTLPAVLLLLDYWPLGRLSLDGNRWRGSWRRLVLEKAPLFFLSALSSIITYKVQNTSGAVRHFTHLTIDDRIANCLMAYAGYLGQMVWPLKLAAFYPHPGKYLLTRPEYLVKSSVALVVIVAATALAVWLRRTRPYLAVGWFWYLGTLVPVIGIVQVGSQSMADRYTYIPLIGIFVAVAWGVPDLLARVPAHRAVVALAAFGSVVACTWLTWHQVQTWKSDYALWSNVLKVVGDDPHAHCGVATPLANAGKLDEAYEHCKKALALDSNDPFVLHCYAAVMYEKEDYEASLEYFNLTIQRNPNKALAYSGRAAAYRKLNRLQDAAEDYRRAAQLEPNEGIFYLELGRVNLDLKRYPMAEQAFERAIECNPEDADSYAGLGNLHARLGHKEKAIALYRRVLEIAPNSHEIREYLAGLLLETGQTKEASDEYARLAERQPASADYASNLARAALESKQFDLAVEKYREATRLEPAVAQHQLGLAAALARQGRDLDAAIEACQVALAIDAESTSAYYQLAEIHSRQNDWEAAAADYEAVLRIKPDSLDAANNLAWLLATHDDAAPQSSRRAVELAEQICTATEQKDHSYLDTLAAAYAQAGRFEDAVRTARLAVERARAARQEAMAEQINSRLRLYEAGQPFREA, encoded by the coding sequence ATGAAGCGTTACGGTCTCCACATCGCGCTCGTTGTCGCACTCGGCGCGTTGACGGCGATCGGTTACTACCAGGTCGCCTGGAACGACTGGGTCGGTTACGACGACGCCGTTTACGTAACCCAAAACCCTACCGTGCGGAAAGGCCTCACTTGGGAGAGCTTTCGCTGGTCTTGGGTCAGCACGCGCGGAGCGAACTGGCATCCGTTGACGATGCTCTCGCACATGACCGACGTGACGTTGTTCGGTCTTTGGGCGGGGGGGCATTACCTGACGAACCTCGCCTTCCATCTGGCGAACGTCGTGTTGCTCTATTTCGGCCTGCAGTACCTGGTGCGTTCCGGACCCCGTGTCGCCGAAGAGCCGATCGGCGCCGCCGACGCGGCCCTTCCCTGGAAGGCGGCCTTCGTCGCCGCGATGTTTGCCATCCATCCGCTGCACGTCGAATCGGTCGCCTGGGTGGCCGAACGAAAGGATGTGCTGAGCACCTTTTTCTTCCTCCTGGCGTTGCTGGCCTACGGCTGGTACACGCGGCGGCCGAGTTTCGGTCGAATGGCCCTGGTGACCATGCTCATGGCGTTGGGGTTGTTGGCGAAGCCGATGCTCGTGACGCTCCCCGCCGTGTTGTTGCTGCTCGATTATTGGCCCTTGGGGCGCTTGTCGCTCGATGGCAATCGCTGGCGTGGCTCGTGGCGGCGTCTCGTCCTGGAGAAGGCGCCGTTGTTCTTTTTGTCGGCGCTGTCGAGCATCATCACCTACAAGGTGCAGAATACCTCGGGCGCGGTGCGGCATTTCACGCATCTGACGATCGACGATCGTATCGCCAACTGCCTGATGGCCTACGCCGGCTATCTCGGTCAGATGGTCTGGCCGCTGAAGCTGGCAGCCTTTTATCCCCATCCGGGCAAGTATCTGCTGACGCGACCGGAGTATCTCGTCAAGTCGAGCGTGGCGCTGGTGGTCATCGTCGCCGCGACCGCGTTGGCCGTTTGGTTGCGACGGACGCGGCCCTACCTGGCCGTGGGGTGGTTCTGGTACCTCGGCACGCTCGTGCCGGTGATCGGCATCGTGCAGGTCGGTAGCCAGTCGATGGCGGACCGCTACACGTATATTCCGCTCATTGGCATCTTCGTGGCCGTGGCGTGGGGCGTGCCCGATCTGCTGGCCCGGGTGCCGGCGCATCGCGCGGTCGTGGCTCTGGCGGCTTTCGGATCCGTCGTGGCCTGCACCTGGCTCACCTGGCATCAGGTGCAGACGTGGAAGAGCGATTATGCGCTCTGGTCGAACGTGTTGAAGGTCGTGGGAGACGACCCGCACGCCCATTGCGGGGTGGCGACCCCGTTGGCCAACGCCGGCAAGCTCGACGAGGCCTACGAACACTGCAAGAAGGCGCTCGCGCTCGATTCCAACGATCCGTTTGTGCTGCACTGCTACGCGGCCGTGATGTACGAGAAAGAAGACTACGAAGCTTCGCTCGAATACTTCAATCTCACGATTCAACGCAATCCGAACAAGGCGTTGGCCTACTCGGGCCGTGCGGCCGCATACCGCAAGTTGAATCGCCTGCAAGATGCCGCGGAGGACTATCGCCGCGCGGCGCAGTTGGAGCCGAACGAAGGCATCTTTTATCTCGAACTCGGCCGCGTCAATTTGGATCTCAAACGCTATCCGATGGCTGAACAGGCCTTCGAGCGGGCCATCGAGTGCAATCCCGAAGACGCCGACAGTTACGCGGGCCTGGGCAATCTGCACGCCCGGCTGGGCCACAAGGAAAAGGCGATCGCGCTGTATCGCCGCGTGCTGGAGATCGCGCCAAACAGCCACGAGATTCGCGAGTATCTTGCGGGTCTGCTGCTCGAAACGGGGCAAACCAAGGAGGCGAGCGACGAGTACGCTCGACTTGCCGAGCGGCAGCCCGCCTCGGCGGACTACGCCAGCAACCTCGCCCGAGCGGCGTTGGAGAGCAAGCAATTCGATCTGGCGGTCGAGAAGTACCGCGAGGCCACACGACTGGAACCCGCAGTGGCCCAACATCAGCTAGGTCTGGCGGCGGCGCTGGCCCGCCAGGGGCGGGATCTCGACGCCGCGATCGAGGCATGCCAGGTGGCCTTGGCCATCGATGCGGAATCCACTTCGGCGTACTACCAATTGGCCGAGATTCACAGCCGGCAGAACGACTGGGAAGCCGCCGCCGCGGACTACGAAGCCGTCCTCCGGATCAAGCCCGACTCGCTCGATGCCGCCAACAACCTGGCCTGGCTGCTGGCCACGCACGACGACGCCGCGCCGCAGAGCTCGCGCCGTGCCGTGGAACTGGCCGAGCAGATTTGCACGGCCACCGAACAGAAAGATCATTCCTATCTCGACACGCTGGCGGCGGCCTACGCGCAGGCGGGGCGCTTTGAAGACGCCGTGCGCACGGCCCGCTTGGCCGTCGAGCGGGCGCGAGCCGCGCGGCAAGAGGCGATGGCCGAGCAGATCAACTCGCGTCTGAGACTCTACGAGGCCGGGCAGCCTTTCCGCGAAGCGTAA
- a CDS encoding tetratricopeptide repeat protein has translation MSRSRLNLLFALLLCAVTGLAYRHVTQLDWVGYDDALYVTQNPNLRDGLTRQSFVWAWTSERASNWHPLTMLSHALDCQLHGLWAGGHHLTNLLLHLANVLLLFAALECLVLAGESTPGKQAATAREGSELPWKAAFVAAMFGVHPLHVESVAWIAERKDVLSALFFFLALIAYTRFVRRPSAWRMSLVALAMTAGLLAKPMLVTLPCVLVLLDYWPLRRFGFEATENRRLFLRCLVEKWPLFGLAIVGSVATYGVQSRTGAVRDLASIPLVDRLANAVVVYATYLWQTLWPVNLTCFYPHPGSALLSRADFWSKLVASAVVMIGLSWLALLSRRRCPAILVGWLWYLGMLVPVIGLVQVGRQAMADRYTYLPLVGVFMAVAWGVPAMLAAVPFRRPMLAAGAVALVVACTLVAQRQTLTWRDGSTLWSHNLAVDANSGLAHSGLAQVFAERKQLALAEMHARRALQIAPDDRYAMLCLAGVLLQDERYDEALVYYDRVLSVDQRLHQAWASRAEVQRRLGRLDAASADLRRAIGLEPCEPSHHRALASVQAERGSFKEAVAEYREVLILDPMDRATQIALGDLLREQGELPAAIEAYRAALKLEPRDQVLRRRVDELLAMAKVQTDSDPP, from the coding sequence ATGTCGCGCTCTCGACTGAATTTGTTGTTCGCGCTGCTGCTTTGTGCCGTCACGGGCTTGGCGTACCGACACGTGACGCAACTCGATTGGGTCGGCTACGACGACGCGCTGTACGTCACGCAGAATCCCAATCTTCGCGACGGGCTCACGCGGCAGAGTTTCGTGTGGGCCTGGACGAGCGAGCGTGCCTCGAATTGGCACCCCCTCACGATGCTCTCGCACGCACTCGACTGCCAGTTGCATGGCTTGTGGGCCGGCGGGCATCATCTGACAAACCTGCTCTTGCATCTGGCGAACGTCTTGCTGCTCTTCGCCGCGCTCGAGTGCCTGGTGCTGGCCGGCGAGTCGACGCCAGGCAAGCAGGCTGCCACGGCGCGCGAGGGGAGCGAATTGCCCTGGAAGGCCGCCTTCGTCGCGGCGATGTTCGGCGTACACCCGCTGCACGTCGAGTCGGTGGCCTGGATCGCCGAACGCAAGGACGTCTTGAGCGCGCTGTTCTTCTTCCTCGCCTTGATCGCCTACACGCGTTTCGTCCGCCGGCCCTCAGCCTGGCGGATGAGCCTGGTGGCCCTGGCCATGACGGCGGGATTGCTGGCGAAACCCATGCTGGTCACCCTGCCCTGCGTGCTCGTGTTGCTCGACTACTGGCCGCTGCGCCGATTTGGTTTCGAAGCGACGGAGAATCGCCGCCTCTTCCTGCGTTGCCTGGTCGAGAAGTGGCCCCTCTTCGGTTTGGCCATCGTGGGTAGCGTGGCGACCTATGGGGTGCAGAGCCGCACGGGCGCCGTCCGCGATTTGGCCAGCATTCCGCTGGTCGATCGCCTGGCGAACGCGGTGGTCGTCTATGCCACTTATTTGTGGCAGACGCTCTGGCCGGTGAATCTCACTTGCTTCTATCCGCATCCGGGATCGGCACTCCTGTCCCGCGCCGATTTCTGGTCCAAGCTCGTGGCGTCGGCCGTCGTCATGATCGGGCTGAGTTGGCTGGCCCTCCTTTCGCGCCGTCGTTGTCCCGCGATCCTCGTGGGATGGCTATGGTACCTCGGCATGCTCGTGCCGGTGATCGGCCTGGTTCAGGTTGGTCGCCAGGCGATGGCCGATCGCTATACCTATTTGCCGCTGGTGGGCGTTTTCATGGCCGTGGCGTGGGGAGTTCCCGCCATGCTGGCGGCGGTCCCCTTTCGTCGCCCGATGCTCGCGGCGGGTGCCGTGGCGTTGGTAGTCGCCTGCACGTTGGTCGCCCAACGCCAGACGCTAACTTGGCGCGATGGCTCGACCCTTTGGAGTCACAATCTTGCCGTCGATGCCAACTCGGGTCTGGCACATTCGGGGCTGGCGCAAGTCTTTGCAGAGCGCAAACAGTTGGCCCTGGCAGAAATGCACGCCCGGCGGGCGCTGCAAATCGCGCCCGACGATCGCTACGCCATGCTCTGCCTCGCGGGGGTGCTGCTGCAGGACGAGCGCTACGACGAAGCGCTCGTCTACTACGATCGCGTCTTGAGCGTGGATCAGCGGCTGCATCAGGCGTGGGCGTCGCGGGCCGAAGTCCAACGGCGTCTCGGCCGTCTTGATGCCGCCAGCGCCGACTTGCGGCGTGCCATCGGCCTCGAGCCGTGCGAGCCGTCGCATCATCGTGCCCTGGCCAGCGTGCAGGCCGAACGGGGAAGCTTCAAAGAGGCCGTGGCCGAGTATCGCGAGGTGCTAATTCTCGATCCGATGGATCGAGCCACCCAGATTGCGCTGGGCGATCTGTTACGGGAACAAGGCGAATTGCCGGCCGCGATCGAGGCCTACAGGGCTGCCTTGAAGCTGGAGCCAAGAGACCAGGTTCTCCGCCGCCGCGTGGACGAACTGCTGGCGATGGCCAAGGTGCAGACAGATTCCGACCCGCCTTAG
- a CDS encoding SDR family oxidoreductase, with protein sequence MQKKQVCFVTGAASGIGRHLAGAFVARGWSVFATDIERDALAAFAREQAWPAERVATAALDVRNSLAWEETLDAAEDRFGPIDVLLNAAGVIRPGLVHHLDAAAVDLHLDINAKGTIYGTQAAARRMVSRGAGHIVNLASMAALAPVPGLALYTASKFAVRGFSLAMAREVAPLGVAITVICPDAVRTPMLDLQVDYPEAALTFSAPRFLEVGDLEQMLFGRVLPRRPLEVTLPRSRGWLAKLSSLAPGWTAPLVPWLTRRGLAAQRRLRADK encoded by the coding sequence ATGCAGAAAAAACAGGTCTGCTTCGTCACCGGCGCGGCGAGCGGTATCGGCCGGCACCTGGCGGGAGCATTCGTGGCGCGGGGCTGGTCGGTTTTTGCCACCGACATCGAGCGAGATGCGTTGGCGGCGTTCGCGCGCGAGCAAGCGTGGCCTGCCGAACGCGTAGCCACCGCCGCGCTCGACGTGCGCAACTCGCTGGCCTGGGAAGAGACGCTCGACGCGGCCGAAGATCGCTTCGGGCCGATCGATGTGTTGCTCAATGCCGCGGGCGTCATCCGACCGGGACTCGTTCATCATCTGGATGCGGCGGCGGTCGACCTGCATCTCGACATCAATGCCAAGGGAACCATCTATGGCACTCAGGCCGCCGCGCGACGCATGGTGTCGCGCGGCGCGGGGCATATCGTGAACCTTGCCTCGATGGCGGCGCTCGCGCCGGTGCCGGGCCTGGCGTTGTACACGGCATCGAAGTTCGCCGTGCGGGGCTTCAGTTTGGCGATGGCCCGTGAGGTCGCACCACTGGGCGTGGCCATTACGGTGATCTGCCCCGACGCGGTGCGTACCCCCATGCTCGACTTGCAGGTCGACTACCCCGAAGCGGCCCTGACTTTTTCCGCGCCGCGCTTTCTCGAAGTAGGCGATCTGGAACAGATGCTGTTCGGGCGCGTCTTGCCCAGGCGACCGCTCGAGGTGACCTTGCCGCGCTCCCGTGGCTGGCTGGCAAAGTTGTCGAGCCTGGCTCCCGGCTGGACGGCGCCCCTCGTCCCCTGGTTGACCCGACGAGGGCTGGCGGCCCAACGCCGCCTGCGCGCGGATAAGTGA
- a CDS encoding sigma-70 family RNA polymerase sigma factor has product MSDHADEELVGRLRAGDVDALAQFLTARQRPLLAFIERQLGAALRSKVEPDDLYQEVSAEAVRSLSGIELGDRDPFSWLCQIAERRIIDAHRRFFGAQKRSAAREVPLGAPVGGDQSRAALVDLLVMTMTTASQAFSRNQREIKLIDAMGQLNEEQREVLRLRYLEGLPSKEIASRMGKTDGAVRVMLSRSLDRLQTILGPDAAPR; this is encoded by the coding sequence ATGTCCGATCACGCGGACGAGGAGCTCGTCGGCCGTTTGCGCGCAGGGGATGTCGACGCGCTGGCCCAATTCCTCACGGCGCGACAGCGCCCTTTATTGGCGTTCATCGAGCGGCAACTCGGCGCGGCGCTGCGCAGCAAGGTCGAGCCCGACGATCTCTACCAGGAAGTGAGTGCCGAAGCGGTGCGCTCCCTGTCGGGTATCGAGCTGGGAGATCGCGATCCTTTCTCCTGGCTCTGCCAGATTGCCGAACGGCGGATCATCGACGCGCATCGCCGTTTTTTTGGCGCCCAAAAGCGCTCCGCCGCCCGCGAGGTTCCCCTCGGCGCGCCGGTCGGAGGCGATCAAAGCCGCGCGGCGCTCGTCGATCTGCTGGTCATGACCATGACGACGGCCAGCCAGGCCTTCTCGCGCAATCAGCGCGAGATAAAGTTGATCGACGCCATGGGGCAGCTCAATGAGGAGCAGCGCGAGGTGCTCCGCTTGCGGTATCTGGAAGGATTGCCCTCGAAGGAGATCGCCTCGCGGATGGGCAAGACCGACGGCGCCGTCCGCGTCATGCTTAGCCGCTCGCTCGATCGGCTGCAAACGATCCTGGGGCCCGATGCCGCGCCGCGCTGA